From one Triticum aestivum cultivar Chinese Spring chromosome 4B, IWGSC CS RefSeq v2.1, whole genome shotgun sequence genomic stretch:
- the LOC123094696 gene encoding uncharacterized protein, whose product MATAGLLRREREQFGSSPFTGQTTIESKIQALEDDIGATKVSNRRSCRWLNDRLLLELVPRLGADEIKGLFAPPPWGEELPLSAFCMTSSAAAWDVFRTIDMDVQANLLQFHMRQSCADRKNSRLDEDEEIALNAWHRIDRHTREVIKRNFLPDLLRMYEERVRAFIQDTRDLLALDVQDPFQRLLLHGVCEFYNVASETTSSTVREYGGDRLWKTTTIRKRSGTGAPPRITLVDFLTRKKNGCH is encoded by the exons ATGGCGACTGCGGGCCTGCtgcggagggagagggagcagtTCGGCTCTTCCCCCTTCACTGGACAGACGACGATCGAAAGCAAGATCCAGGCCCTGGAAGACGACATTGGCGCCACCAAG GTTAGCAACAGGAGATCGTGCCGGTGGCTCAACGACCGCCTGCTGCTGGAGCTGGTCCCCCGTCTTGGCGCTGACGAGATCAAAGGCCTCTTCGCTCCGCCACCATGGG GTGAGGAGCTGCCCCTGTCTGCATTCTGCATGACAAGTTCTGCTGCTGCATGGGATGTCTTCAGGACCATCGACATGGATGTTCAG GCAAACTTGTTGCAATTTCACATGAGACAATCATGCGCGGATCGGAAGAACAGTCGTTTGGACGAAGACGAGGAGATTGCGCTGAACGCTTGGCACCGTATTGATCGCCACACTAGAGAAGTTATCAAGAGGAACTTCCTGCCTGACCTGCTTCGGATGTACGAA GAACGAGTGAGGGCCTTCATCCAAGACACGAGGGACTTGCTTGCGCTGGATGTCCAGGACCCGTTCCAGAGGCTGCTCCTACACGGCGTGTGCGAG TTCTACAATGTGGCATCTGAGACGACGAGCAGCACAGTGAGAGAGTACGGCGGGGACAGGCTGTGGAAGACGACGACGATCAGGAAGAGATCGGGCACGGGCGCTCCACCCAGGATCACCTTGGTTGACTTCCTGACAAGGAAGAAGAATGGATGCCACTGA